Proteins encoded in a region of the Paenibacillus sp. W2I17 genome:
- a CDS encoding ABC transporter ATP-binding protein, translating into MSIISMEHVSLRREENQILDDVHLRIEQGEHWVILGRNGSGKTTLLEMMNGYMFPSQGRIEVLGNLYGQCDVREVRKEIGYISQTLIEKLTPRDPVWEVVATGAYAFLRFYQTIPDEVKAKAMSLLDDMGFANLANNPLGTLSQGERKKVMLARSLMAEPKLLIMDEPCAGLDLYEREKMLAEIDRLRQRNITVVYVTHHVEEIVPLFTHVALIRDGRIAAAGPKHEVLTQDTIKHTYDVPVDIQWDNGRPWIRVRSGG; encoded by the coding sequence ATGAGTATAATCTCGATGGAACATGTCTCACTTAGACGAGAAGAGAATCAGATTTTGGATGACGTACATTTGCGCATCGAACAAGGCGAACATTGGGTTATTCTGGGCCGGAATGGTTCTGGCAAAACAACGTTGTTGGAAATGATGAATGGATATATGTTTCCAAGCCAGGGGCGCATTGAAGTACTCGGTAATCTGTATGGACAATGTGACGTCAGGGAAGTTCGTAAGGAAATCGGTTATATCAGCCAAACGTTAATCGAGAAACTCACACCCAGAGATCCGGTATGGGAGGTCGTCGCTACAGGAGCTTATGCTTTTTTGCGTTTTTATCAGACAATTCCGGATGAAGTAAAAGCAAAGGCAATGAGTTTGCTGGATGACATGGGTTTTGCCAACTTGGCCAACAACCCGCTTGGAACGTTATCCCAAGGGGAGCGCAAAAAAGTCATGCTCGCTCGTTCATTAATGGCTGAGCCAAAATTGCTGATTATGGACGAGCCTTGTGCCGGGCTAGACTTATATGAACGTGAGAAAATGCTGGCTGAGATTGATCGTCTGCGCCAGCGTAACATTACAGTTGTGTATGTAACACATCATGTTGAAGAGATCGTACCTTTATTTACACATGTGGCCTTGATCCGCGATGGACGTATTGCGGCAGCCGGCCCCAAACATGAAGTTTTGACACAAGATACAATTAAGCATACGTACGATGTTCCGGTCGATATCCAGTGGGATAATGGTCGTCCGTGGATACGCGTACGTTCTGGAGGGTAA
- a CDS encoding cyclic-phosphate processing receiver domain-containing protein produces MHVFLDDYRACPKGFVLATNAEECLMLLREGDVDILSLDYELGPDSPNGGEVAASIVREGLFPREIYLHTSSMFGKRQMYEMLYSNKPDSVTIHNGPMTGEVMLRVAAGEES; encoded by the coding sequence ATGCATGTTTTTTTGGATGACTATCGGGCATGTCCGAAAGGATTTGTTCTGGCAACGAATGCAGAAGAGTGCCTGATGCTGCTAAGAGAAGGTGACGTGGACATTTTGTCTCTGGATTATGAGCTTGGTCCAGATTCGCCCAATGGCGGTGAGGTCGCGGCATCTATTGTACGAGAAGGTTTATTTCCGCGCGAGATCTATTTGCATACGTCCAGTATGTTTGGGAAACGCCAGATGTACGAGATGTTATATAGCAATAAACCGGATTCGGTAACCATTCATAATGGACCAATGACGGGTGAGGTCATGCTGCGTGTTGCCGCGGGAGAAGAAAGTTAA
- a CDS encoding serine/threonine protein kinase, producing the protein MRHPARLERGSLLGGRYRIVSILGTGGMSHVYEAEDLKLPGKIWAIKESVTIMPYEGSMETEAALLISLRHPRLPQIVDFFVPDEDGYTYLVMEYIDGLTLSEYFKQCRGKIPMEQLTELVLQLLDVLSYLHNLNPPVIYRDLKPSNIMITPEHEVRLIDFGIARSYKPQSAEDTVKLGTAGFAAPEQYGAGQTDARSDLYGLGALLLYLMTSGAYTEWIQGVESSIRSDVPRTYIPVARRLLRYNAEERFQSADEVRKELLRIPGGITPGGDATMTLNGGTRVIALTGASSGVGVTHTAIAISHYLERQNFKVAVIEMSPRSQSFARIQQIAQAGKPVPAGRQFAVDGVHYWKQSGRADILSLLGGSYQFIVMDLGSGQDQNRLEEFLRADLPIVIGSGAEWRQAEIGAFVRSHHRYPREKWIYCLPLAASEAVQRIRKALDTSSVYGLPLHIDPFDKDAQMDKVFSHILMHMMARQPKKRSFFSRRKVHD; encoded by the coding sequence ATGAGACATCCGGCCAGGCTGGAACGCGGAAGCCTGCTGGGAGGTAGATATCGTATCGTATCCATTCTGGGAACAGGCGGAATGAGCCATGTATACGAGGCGGAGGATCTGAAGTTGCCGGGAAAGATATGGGCAATTAAAGAAAGCGTAACGATTATGCCATATGAAGGCAGTATGGAGACGGAAGCCGCCCTTCTGATATCACTTCGCCATCCAAGATTGCCGCAAATTGTTGATTTTTTTGTCCCGGATGAAGATGGGTACACGTACTTGGTGATGGAATACATCGATGGGTTAACGCTCAGTGAGTATTTCAAGCAGTGTCGTGGGAAGATCCCGATGGAGCAGTTGACGGAGCTTGTACTTCAATTGCTGGATGTGTTGAGTTATTTGCATAATCTGAATCCACCTGTGATCTATAGAGATCTGAAACCATCAAACATCATGATCACGCCGGAACATGAAGTAAGATTAATTGATTTTGGCATCGCCAGAAGTTACAAACCGCAAAGTGCTGAAGATACCGTTAAGTTGGGAACCGCTGGTTTTGCCGCTCCAGAACAGTATGGTGCGGGTCAGACCGATGCGCGTTCAGATCTATATGGACTCGGAGCATTGCTCCTGTATCTTATGACAAGTGGTGCGTATACGGAATGGATTCAGGGTGTGGAAAGCTCTATCCGGAGTGATGTTCCGCGGACATACATCCCTGTGGCGAGAAGACTGTTAAGGTATAATGCCGAAGAGCGATTCCAATCTGCCGATGAGGTGCGGAAGGAACTGCTCCGAATACCCGGTGGAATAACGCCTGGTGGAGATGCAACCATGACCTTGAATGGCGGAACAAGAGTTATTGCTTTGACTGGTGCTTCATCTGGTGTAGGGGTTACCCACACGGCTATAGCTATCAGTCATTATCTCGAAAGGCAAAACTTCAAAGTGGCTGTGATTGAAATGTCACCTCGCTCTCAATCCTTTGCAAGAATTCAACAAATCGCTCAAGCGGGTAAACCGGTGCCAGCAGGCAGACAGTTTGCAGTGGATGGTGTGCATTATTGGAAACAATCCGGGCGAGCGGATATTTTGTCTTTGCTTGGGGGGAGTTATCAGTTCATCGTGATGGATCTCGGTAGTGGTCAGGACCAGAACCGGCTGGAAGAATTCCTGCGTGCAGATCTACCTATTGTTATAGGCTCAGGTGCCGAATGGAGACAGGCGGAGATTGGTGCTTTTGTTCGATCACATCATCGGTATCCACGAGAGAAATGGATATATTGTCTGCCCCTGGCAGCAAGTGAAGCAGTTCAGCGCATTCGTAAAGCTCTGGATACATCGAGTGTGTATGGGCTACCATTACATATTGACCCTTTTGACAAGGACGCACAGATGGATAAAGTGTTTTCACATATTTTAATGCATATGATGGCACGACAACCCAAGAAACGTTCGTTCTTTTCACGAAGGAAAGTACATGATTAG
- a CDS encoding thioredoxin family protein has translation MKPITSKMLMRSVWEGMPQAVFIYTPLCGTCAAARRMLEVVEHMLPEGILFEMNIHDIPELVQQFKISSVPAVMLFDGQLDVPKMVYRMSSVEHLLSEIRKVVLK, from the coding sequence ATGAAGCCAATTACATCAAAAATGTTAATGCGTAGTGTTTGGGAAGGCATGCCACAGGCTGTATTTATATATACCCCTTTATGTGGGACATGTGCGGCAGCACGGCGTATGTTAGAGGTCGTTGAGCACATGCTGCCAGAAGGTATTTTATTCGAAATGAACATTCATGACATTCCTGAACTTGTACAACAATTTAAAATTTCAAGCGTTCCAGCAGTGATGCTGTTTGATGGCCAGTTAGATGTTCCAAAAATGGTTTATCGGATGAGCTCTGTGGAGCATTTGCTCTCGGAGATCCGGAAGGTGGTGCTGAAATGA
- a CDS encoding SAF domain-containing protein, with translation MSKLRKQSRQLIYAGLIGAGAVGLVFGGYVIYNVKTMGDVRSAVEARYLSAYEEKEAELKQQWDSGAQGWVTIRDIEAGEPILPEDLKLIAVPDAQAPRNLWSSTKQMEGQVAKIELKKGTAITTEMVYEDVPAPPDLRNRELQVVLLPSSLVKGDIIDVRIQFPTGQDYVLLSKKKVERLNAATLWITMTEEEILSLSSAIVDAYLHKASIYALTYVEPQFQTPAIATYPANSEVLKLLESDPNIVRRAEQELSRQVRSSLESSLAASMTAPSKGVEQDVAQSSVTYNNRPSANNPATSDGVMWNDGSGNGAGANSGNVNDPAEALQTEQQSLLTDGE, from the coding sequence TTGTCTAAATTAAGAAAACAAAGCCGTCAACTGATCTATGCCGGACTTATCGGAGCAGGAGCTGTAGGGTTGGTATTCGGAGGATATGTTATTTACAATGTCAAAACGATGGGGGATGTCAGGTCAGCTGTAGAAGCCCGTTATTTATCGGCATATGAGGAAAAGGAAGCTGAATTAAAGCAACAATGGGATTCGGGAGCACAAGGATGGGTTACGATTCGGGATATTGAAGCAGGTGAACCGATATTACCGGAGGATCTGAAGCTCATTGCTGTTCCGGATGCACAAGCACCGCGAAATCTCTGGTCCAGTACCAAGCAGATGGAAGGCCAAGTGGCCAAAATAGAGTTAAAAAAAGGAACAGCCATTACCACTGAGATGGTGTATGAGGATGTACCGGCACCGCCCGATTTAAGAAATCGAGAGCTGCAAGTTGTATTACTGCCGTCCTCACTTGTTAAGGGAGATATTATTGATGTTCGTATCCAATTCCCTACCGGACAAGACTATGTTCTCTTATCGAAGAAAAAAGTGGAACGACTCAATGCAGCTACCTTATGGATTACGATGACGGAGGAAGAGATTCTGTCACTCTCAAGTGCAATTGTAGATGCCTATTTACATAAAGCTTCAATCTATGCCTTAACCTATGTAGAACCACAGTTTCAGACACCTGCAATCGCGACGTATCCTGCCAATTCAGAAGTGTTAAAACTGCTGGAGAGTGATCCGAATATTGTTCGACGAGCCGAACAGGAATTATCCAGACAGGTGCGAAGTTCGCTTGAAAGTTCACTGGCCGCTTCCATGACAGCACCGTCAAAAGGGGTTGAACAGGATGTGGCACAATCCTCAGTTACATATAACAATCGTCCATCAGCCAATAATCCGGCAACGTCGGATGGAGTGATGTGGAATGATGGTTCAGGAAACGGAGCAGGAGCTAATTCTGGAAACGTAAATGATCCTGCTGAAGCTTTACAAACAGAACAGCAGAGCTTGCTAACGGATGGAGAATAG
- a CDS encoding ATPase, T2SS/T4P/T4SS family, producing MLWNTIWISLILILCLTYIWFKYRTFLREKNARVPEQESFTIDMLIEKVKNSLHELSHSQLADAGLHEEEYRRRINQRAEMRKALKGCVSGSISDKTYVKNLIGDLLTRSIGLNKSNVDEVILFAEPDLLTIQDRFEIVFYLYRQQFGMDALSRMIDTYDLGRLRMEEGTDDGGSYYISEEDIQYVFECEYRELGFREKTDIIVQRIYQHYKGFSVVDEIRDQRIDGVSGGVSGMLDAVHNMGLRKPASWNDLLDQGLEDDTHVEPLSGMESVWIFYKGKSIHLSFLSFGSIRELKRVCQNIYKYNYPGQLSEASGYKVNEMKDGSRVVVVRPPFAESWAFFVRKFDIPNASLEQLITGNNADLPITLLQYLMKGSRITAVTGAQGSGKTTLLMAMVKHIYASYTLRVQEMAFELQLRRIYSRRNILSFRETEHISGQQGLDLQKKTDGTVNILGEVASDEVAAWMIQMSQVASLFTLFTHHAKTFRDLVFSLRNSLLKTGMFQHEHIAEEQVVSVINFDVHMKKDAEGRRYIERITECLPRANQGDSVEERAGFTFHNVVEYRDGAYVATAPISSGSMVDMREQMTLQDAEKFEQFMKQHWGDQHDN from the coding sequence ATGCTCTGGAATACCATATGGATAAGTTTGATTTTGATTCTGTGCCTGACTTATATCTGGTTCAAGTATAGAACGTTTCTTCGTGAAAAGAATGCTCGTGTTCCTGAACAGGAATCATTCACGATTGACATGTTGATTGAGAAGGTGAAGAACTCACTTCATGAGCTTAGTCATAGTCAGCTCGCGGATGCGGGTCTGCATGAAGAAGAATATCGTCGAAGAATTAATCAGCGTGCCGAGATGAGAAAAGCACTGAAGGGCTGTGTCTCAGGCAGTATCAGCGACAAAACGTATGTCAAAAATCTGATAGGGGATCTCCTGACCCGAAGCATAGGGCTGAACAAATCAAATGTAGATGAAGTTATTTTGTTTGCAGAACCAGATTTGTTGACGATCCAGGACCGATTCGAAATTGTGTTTTATCTGTACCGACAGCAATTCGGTATGGATGCACTCTCCCGAATGATTGATACCTACGATCTTGGCAGACTGAGAATGGAAGAAGGTACGGACGATGGAGGAAGTTATTATATCTCTGAGGAGGATATTCAGTATGTTTTTGAGTGCGAATATCGAGAGCTTGGATTCAGAGAAAAGACGGATATCATCGTGCAACGTATCTACCAGCATTATAAAGGATTCTCGGTTGTTGATGAGATAAGGGACCAACGTATTGACGGCGTTAGTGGTGGTGTTAGCGGTATGCTTGATGCTGTTCATAATATGGGACTTCGAAAACCGGCATCATGGAATGATTTGCTGGATCAAGGACTGGAGGATGATACACATGTAGAACCGCTTAGCGGCATGGAAAGTGTCTGGATTTTCTATAAAGGTAAGTCCATTCATCTATCCTTTCTGTCCTTCGGCAGTATTCGTGAACTGAAAAGGGTATGCCAGAATATATACAAATACAATTATCCCGGACAGTTGTCGGAAGCAAGTGGATACAAGGTGAACGAGATGAAAGACGGCTCCCGTGTCGTTGTTGTTAGACCTCCTTTTGCAGAATCGTGGGCGTTCTTCGTCCGGAAGTTCGATATTCCAAATGCTTCACTTGAACAATTGATTACGGGTAACAACGCAGATCTGCCAATTACATTGCTTCAATACCTGATGAAAGGAAGCCGGATCACAGCTGTAACCGGGGCCCAAGGTTCTGGTAAAACAACGTTGCTTATGGCTATGGTCAAACACATCTATGCATCGTACACCCTTCGGGTGCAGGAGATGGCGTTTGAACTTCAATTAAGACGGATCTATAGCCGACGTAATATTTTGAGTTTCCGAGAGACTGAACACATTTCAGGTCAACAAGGGCTTGATTTGCAGAAAAAAACGGATGGTACCGTCAATATTCTCGGTGAGGTTGCGAGTGATGAGGTGGCCGCATGGATGATTCAAATGTCTCAGGTTGCCAGTCTGTTCACCCTGTTTACCCACCATGCCAAAACGTTTCGTGATCTGGTCTTCTCCCTTCGTAATTCCTTGCTCAAGACAGGTATGTTCCAGCATGAGCATATTGCTGAGGAGCAGGTTGTGAGTGTAATCAATTTCGATGTTCATATGAAGAAAGATGCTGAGGGACGAAGATATATCGAACGAATTACGGAGTGTCTTCCTCGTGCGAATCAAGGTGATAGCGTGGAAGAGAGGGCAGGTTTTACATTTCATAATGTTGTGGAGTACAGAGATGGAGCGTATGTTGCAACAGCTCCAATCTCCTCTGGAAGCATGGTGGATATGCGAGAACAGATGACATTACAGGATGCCGAGAAGTTCGAACAGTTTATGAAGCAACACTGGGGTGATCAGCATGACAATTAA
- a CDS encoding deoxyribonuclease IV, with amino-acid sequence MRPKTGIGAHVSTRGGFLQAAKRAYEMGATAFQYFPKNPRSLSLKSLDLKDAEQCRDWCEQQGLASIAHSPYPTNPALGMTRGEAGFHATIASIRNDLEISNACGSVGTVVHFGHIKTNDPLEGYQNLIHCLDTALENWNGHSKVLIENQAGDHGPMGTTMEEMIQIRKLSRYPEHIAFCFDTCHAFASGLWSSGNEAAMLDKGRMLGYWDNVAAVHFNDSKYASGLCKDRHARIGQGYIGNESMKALLKAPEFQNAVVVLETETGEDGTHRDDIALMRSWL; translated from the coding sequence ATGAGGCCTAAAACCGGTATCGGGGCACATGTCAGCACCAGAGGCGGATTTCTTCAGGCAGCCAAGAGAGCGTATGAGATGGGGGCAACGGCGTTTCAGTATTTTCCGAAGAACCCGCGTAGTCTCAGCCTGAAAAGTCTGGACCTCAAGGATGCTGAGCAGTGCAGGGATTGGTGTGAACAGCAGGGACTTGCTTCGATTGCACATTCACCCTATCCCACGAATCCGGCGTTGGGCATGACCCGTGGAGAGGCGGGCTTTCATGCTACAATAGCTTCTATTCGCAATGATCTTGAAATTTCGAATGCTTGCGGTTCTGTTGGGACGGTGGTCCATTTTGGACATATCAAAACAAACGATCCGCTGGAGGGTTATCAGAACCTCATTCATTGTCTGGATACCGCCTTGGAGAATTGGAATGGACACTCAAAGGTGCTGATTGAAAATCAGGCAGGTGATCATGGCCCGATGGGCACGACAATGGAAGAAATGATACAGATTCGCAAATTAAGCCGTTATCCGGAGCATATTGCTTTTTGTTTTGACACATGCCATGCTTTTGCTTCAGGTTTGTGGTCGTCAGGCAACGAAGCGGCGATGCTCGATAAGGGCAGGATGCTCGGGTATTGGGATAATGTTGCTGCTGTCCATTTTAATGATTCCAAATATGCGTCTGGTTTGTGTAAGGATAGACATGCGAGGATCGGACAGGGATATATCGGCAATGAATCAATGAAAGCATTGTTAAAGGCGCCTGAGTTCCAAAATGCGGTTGTTGTGCTCGAGACAGAAACGGGCGAAGATGGAACGCACCGTGATGATATAGCGCTCATGCGTTCCTGGTTATAA
- a CDS encoding SAM-dependent methyltransferase gives MSTQSSWEEGNFSRFICTANHGFAPYAQEELRRTFGAVKSTVLVPGEILLAGLPVAEEEVADKLWAEYPTFLRHIQPVQFQENTEDSEQSIEKLIAFVLNHKELTGTPVVLQVRKTEGAFWQENAASLKQLLTEKLDELGCEWVVRDAEYVISVFAANDMLYAGISRPEQNLSDWSGGAVRFQKEDGQISRAKFKLLEAELTFGIDFTSFHKALDIGAAPGGWTSFLLERGLEVTAVDPAKMDATLLASPKLTFLKKNAGDVRFREGEFDLLVCDMSWSPKLMSRLVSDLLYSLQPGGTAIVTVKLLHKKPLALIKDVIDTFGRSRMQIQRSKQLFHNREEITLYMVKY, from the coding sequence TTGAGTACACAATCGTCTTGGGAAGAAGGCAACTTCTCCCGTTTTATCTGCACGGCCAATCATGGCTTTGCCCCTTATGCTCAGGAAGAGTTGCGCCGTACGTTTGGTGCGGTGAAGAGCACGGTACTCGTACCAGGAGAAATATTGCTTGCGGGTCTGCCTGTAGCGGAGGAAGAAGTTGCAGATAAGCTGTGGGCAGAGTATCCAACGTTTTTACGTCATATTCAACCTGTTCAGTTTCAGGAGAATACTGAAGATTCGGAGCAGTCTATTGAGAAATTGATTGCATTTGTGTTGAATCATAAGGAACTGACCGGTACCCCTGTCGTGCTGCAGGTACGGAAGACAGAAGGGGCCTTTTGGCAAGAAAATGCAGCCTCATTGAAGCAACTGCTAACTGAAAAGCTGGATGAGTTAGGCTGTGAATGGGTTGTACGTGATGCTGAATATGTCATTTCTGTATTTGCTGCGAATGATATGTTGTATGCTGGCATATCCAGACCTGAACAGAACCTGTCAGACTGGAGCGGGGGAGCCGTACGTTTTCAAAAAGAAGATGGGCAGATCTCGCGGGCCAAATTCAAATTGCTTGAAGCCGAGCTAACGTTTGGCATTGACTTTACTTCATTTCATAAAGCACTTGATATCGGGGCTGCACCAGGTGGATGGACCTCGTTCCTGCTTGAACGCGGGCTTGAAGTAACGGCGGTAGATCCGGCGAAGATGGATGCAACGCTGCTGGCATCACCCAAACTGACTTTCTTGAAAAAGAATGCAGGGGATGTGCGCTTCCGCGAAGGAGAATTCGACCTGCTCGTATGTGATATGAGTTGGAGTCCGAAGCTGATGAGCCGACTTGTATCGGATCTTCTATATAGCCTGCAACCCGGAGGAACAGCGATTGTTACCGTGAAGTTATTGCATAAAAAACCGCTAGCGCTCATTAAAGATGTGATTGATACGTTTGGGCGTTCGCGGATGCAGATTCAACGTTCCAAGCAGTTGTTCCATAACCGGGAAGAGATTACACTCTATATGGTCAAATATTAA